Proteins encoded by one window of Montipora foliosa isolate CH-2021 unplaced genomic scaffold, ASM3666993v2 scaffold_419, whole genome shotgun sequence:
- the LOC137988438 gene encoding uncharacterized protein, producing the protein MEIFKQDLKAEVQGLRNTVTELEMAAQMSSSKIEFLEKSNKSLSLSMAFQVKEIDMLRARLKKEKEKVLHLEEYPRRENLVFRNVPERPRENCRELIFDIMNKEMGVETSQMRCHAIHRMGKSFQRRPRPIIVRFVCREDKEVVFRNRNLLKESIHFPDAYITLDYPSEIQDERAVLINLSDAESPSKRHASEGYRKNSQNWKCELHE; encoded by the coding sequence ATGGAAATTTTCAAGCAAGACTTAAAGGCCGAAGTCCAAGGATTAAGAAACACTGTGACTGAATTAGAAATGGCCGCACAAATGTCTTCGTCCAAAATCGAATTTCTCGAGAAGAGCAACAAGTCGCTGTCGCTTTCAATGGCCTTTCAAGTAAAAGAGATTGACATGCTACGAGCACGattaaagaaggaaaaggaaaaagttttACATCTAGAGGAGTACCCGCGAAGAgaaaacttagttttcaggAACGTTCCTGAACGCCCAAGGGAGAACTGCAGAGAGCTGATCTTCGACATCATGAACAAAGAAATGGGCGTAGAAACAAGTCAAATGCGTTGTCACGCTATACACAGGATGGGAAAATCCTTTCAACGTAGACCTAGACCGATCATTGTCAGATTCGTATGTAGGGAAGACAAGGAGGTTGTCTTTCGAAATAGGAATCTATTAAAAGAATCTATTCACTTCCCAGATGCATACATAACCTTGGACTACCCGAGTGAAATCCAAGATGAAAGAGCCGTGCTCATTAATTTAAGCGATGCTGAAAGCCCAAGCAAGCGGCACGCAAGCGAAGGTTATCGGAAGAACTCTCAAAATTGGAAGT